The following proteins come from a genomic window of Mycolicibacterium rufum:
- a CDS encoding glycoside hydrolase family 13 protein: MAPAVSPWWQTAVVYQVYIRSFADGNGDGVGDVAGLRTRLPYLARLGVDAIWINPWYPSPMADAGYDVSDYRDIEPAYGTLAEAQALIADAHAQGIRVLLDIVPNHTSDEHAWFRAALADEPGARQRYHFRAGRGPDGSAPPNNWQSVFGGPAWTRVADGQWYLHLFAPGQPDLNWEHEEVRAEFEDILAFWFDRGVDGFRIDVAHGLIKKAGLPDTADPDDAAQSLVQSREGHPAWDQDGVHEVYRGWRAVAERYTPERIFIAEAWVPSNERLARYLRPDELHTAFQFDFLRAPWRAEVLRAVVDDAIAAAATVGAPPTWVLSNHDVTRTVTRFSRSQPAHLIETDWERGRWADEDPDHVVGRRRARAAALVQLALPGTAYVYQGEELALEEIEDLPDEVRQDPTWVQSGFTDVGRDGCRIPLPWTATDAPYGFGAEPGSATWLPQPAHWGEHSVEAQDRDADSTLNLYREALRLRPSMWRDAGDVKWLTTEPGVAAFERGGAQCWVNTGEQAVALPGTATVLLASAPGISGSLPPDTAVWLRS; this comes from the coding sequence GTGGCCCCCGCCGTCTCACCGTGGTGGCAGACCGCCGTCGTCTACCAGGTGTACATCCGCAGCTTCGCCGACGGCAACGGCGACGGCGTCGGCGACGTCGCGGGTCTGCGGACGCGACTGCCGTACCTGGCCCGGCTGGGTGTCGACGCGATCTGGATCAATCCGTGGTATCCATCGCCGATGGCGGACGCCGGCTACGACGTGTCCGACTACCGCGACATCGAGCCGGCCTACGGGACGCTGGCCGAGGCGCAGGCGCTGATCGCCGACGCGCACGCGCAGGGCATCCGGGTGCTGCTCGACATCGTCCCGAACCACACGTCCGACGAGCACGCCTGGTTCCGCGCCGCGCTGGCCGACGAGCCCGGAGCGCGGCAGCGCTACCACTTCCGCGCGGGCCGCGGACCGGACGGCAGCGCACCGCCGAACAACTGGCAGAGCGTCTTCGGCGGGCCCGCCTGGACGCGGGTGGCCGACGGGCAGTGGTATCTGCACCTTTTCGCACCGGGGCAGCCGGACCTGAACTGGGAGCACGAGGAGGTGCGTGCCGAGTTCGAGGACATCCTCGCGTTCTGGTTCGACCGGGGCGTGGACGGCTTCCGCATCGATGTGGCCCACGGCCTGATCAAAAAGGCCGGACTGCCCGACACCGCAGACCCCGACGACGCCGCGCAGAGCCTGGTGCAGTCGCGGGAAGGTCATCCGGCGTGGGATCAGGACGGTGTGCACGAGGTGTATCGCGGTTGGCGCGCCGTCGCGGAGCGTTACACGCCCGAGCGCATCTTCATCGCCGAAGCGTGGGTTCCCAGCAACGAGCGGTTGGCGCGTTACCTGCGGCCCGACGAATTGCACACCGCCTTCCAGTTCGATTTCCTGCGCGCGCCGTGGCGGGCGGAGGTGCTGCGCGCGGTGGTCGACGACGCGATCGCCGCGGCGGCCACCGTCGGGGCGCCGCCGACGTGGGTGCTGTCCAATCACGACGTCACCCGCACCGTGACGCGCTTCTCGCGGTCGCAACCGGCGCATCTGATCGAGACCGACTGGGAGCGCGGCCGGTGGGCCGACGAGGACCCCGACCACGTCGTCGGTAGGCGCCGGGCGCGGGCCGCGGCTCTGGTGCAGCTGGCGCTGCCCGGCACCGCCTACGTCTACCAAGGGGAGGAGTTGGCCCTCGAGGAGATCGAGGACCTGCCCGACGAGGTGCGCCAGGACCCGACGTGGGTGCAATCGGGATTCACCGACGTCGGCCGCGACGGCTGCCGAATCCCGTTGCCGTGGACGGCGACCGATGCCCCCTACGGGTTCGGAGCGGAGCCGGGTTCGGCGACGTGGCTGCCGCAGCCCGCGCACTGGGGCGAACACAGCGTCGAGGCTCAGGACCGCGACGCGGATTCGACGCTCAATCTCTATCGGGAGGCGCTGCGGCTGCGGCCGTCGATGTGGCGGGATGCCGGCGACGTCAAGTGGCTCACCACCGAGCCCGGGGTCGCCGCGTTCGAGCGCGGGGGAGCGCAGTGCTGGGTCAACACCGGCGAGCAGGCGGTGGCGCTGCCGGGCACGGCGACGGTGCTGCTCGCCTCGGCGCCCGGTATCAGCGGCAGCCTGCCCCCCGACACCGCGGTGTGGCTTCGGTCCTGA
- a CDS encoding extracellular solute-binding protein, with product MKRIQFARGRRRRAIALASAPLVAATVLSGCGSEGGPPTLTWYILPDNGGSAARAQECEAASNGAYRVRIESLPSTATAQREQMVRRLAAGDSSIDLVSMDVVFTAEFANAGFLRPYTAEETQRLTAGMLPAPLETGKWEDKLYGAPYKSNAQLLWYRKSAAAAAGVDPTSPTFTWDEMIKAAVGQQKKVAVQAQRYEGYTVLINALVLSGGGALLQDVQAGRNAKPSLASPAGEKAAEIVGTLGRSPAAPTDLSNASEEQARANFQSAQGMFMVNWPYVLAAARSAAEEGTLDQAVVDDIGWARYPRVSADRPSAPPLGGANLGIGAYTKHPDQAVALVECINAEPKATQYMLDESEPSPYAASYDDPKIREEYANADLIRESIGDGGPRPPTPFYTDISGAIQQTWHPPASVNSDTPERTDQFMADVLAGRRLL from the coding sequence ATGAAACGGATCCAGTTCGCCCGCGGGCGACGACGTCGTGCAATCGCGCTGGCGAGCGCGCCTCTGGTCGCCGCCACGGTGTTGTCCGGGTGCGGTAGTGAGGGCGGGCCCCCGACCCTGACGTGGTACATCCTCCCCGACAACGGCGGGTCGGCCGCCCGGGCCCAGGAGTGCGAGGCGGCCTCCAACGGCGCCTACCGGGTCCGCATCGAGTCCCTGCCCAGCACGGCCACCGCGCAGCGCGAGCAGATGGTGCGCCGCCTCGCGGCCGGCGACTCGTCGATCGACCTGGTCAGCATGGACGTGGTGTTCACCGCCGAGTTCGCGAACGCGGGGTTCCTGCGGCCCTACACCGCCGAGGAGACACAGCGGCTGACCGCGGGCATGCTGCCCGCCCCGCTGGAGACCGGCAAGTGGGAGGACAAGCTCTACGGCGCCCCGTATAAGTCCAACGCGCAGCTGCTCTGGTACCGCAAGTCGGCGGCCGCCGCGGCCGGCGTGGACCCTACGAGCCCCACCTTCACGTGGGACGAGATGATCAAAGCTGCTGTGGGACAACAGAAGAAGGTCGCCGTCCAGGCGCAGCGCTACGAGGGCTACACCGTGCTGATCAACGCGCTGGTGCTCTCGGGCGGAGGCGCCCTACTCCAGGACGTCCAGGCCGGCCGCAACGCCAAGCCGTCGCTGGCCAGCCCGGCCGGCGAGAAGGCCGCGGAGATCGTCGGCACTCTCGGGCGCTCCCCCGCCGCGCCGACCGACCTGTCGAACGCGTCGGAGGAACAGGCCCGCGCGAACTTCCAATCCGCGCAGGGCATGTTCATGGTCAACTGGCCCTACGTGCTGGCCGCGGCCCGCAGCGCCGCCGAGGAGGGCACGCTCGACCAGGCCGTCGTCGACGACATCGGCTGGGCCCGCTATCCCCGGGTGTCCGCCGACCGTCCCAGCGCCCCGCCGCTGGGCGGCGCGAACCTCGGCATCGGCGCCTACACCAAGCATCCGGATCAGGCGGTGGCGCTCGTCGAGTGCATCAACGCCGAGCCCAAGGCGACCCAGTACATGCTCGACGAGAGCGAGCCGTCACCGTACGCGGCCTCCTACGACGATCCGAAGATCCGCGAGGAGTACGCCAACGCCGACCTGATCCGCGAGTCCATCGGCGACGGCGGGCCGCGCCCGCCCACCCCCTTCTACACCGACATCTCTGGGGCGATCCAGCAGACGTGGCATCCGCCCGCCTCCGTGAATTCCGACACTCCGGAAAGGACAGACCAATTCATGGCTGACGTGCTGGCGGGCAGGCGCCTGCTGTGA
- a CDS encoding carbohydrate ABC transporter permease, with protein sequence MTTLQTPPLQKEPGTPAMSERVKGERRLGIYLTLPSYIVMLLVTAYPLGYALVLSLYNFRLTDPEGRSFVGLRNYLVILTDPIWWNDFVTTLAITVVTVAVELVLGFWFAFVMLRIVRGRGPLRTAILIPYGIVTVVSAFIWRYAFAIDSGFVNQWLNLTDFDWFGDRWSAIFVICLSEIWKTTPFISLLLLAGLVQVPEDMQEAAKVDGATAWQRLWKVTLPNMKAAIMVALLFRTLDAWRIFDNPYVMTAGANNTETISFLAYRQNVTLVNLGMGSAVSVLLFLSVVAIAWIFIKVFKTDLSQVRGDQ encoded by the coding sequence GTGACGACGCTTCAGACCCCGCCGCTGCAGAAGGAGCCCGGCACCCCCGCGATGAGTGAGCGGGTCAAGGGCGAACGCCGGTTGGGCATCTACCTGACCCTGCCGTCCTACATCGTGATGCTGCTGGTCACCGCCTATCCCCTGGGCTACGCACTGGTGTTGTCGCTGTACAACTTCCGGCTCACCGATCCCGAGGGCCGCAGCTTCGTCGGGCTGCGCAACTACTTGGTGATCCTCACCGACCCGATCTGGTGGAACGACTTCGTCACCACGCTGGCGATCACGGTCGTGACCGTCGCGGTCGAACTGGTGCTCGGCTTCTGGTTCGCCTTCGTGATGCTGCGCATCGTGCGGGGCCGCGGTCCGCTGCGCACCGCGATCCTGATCCCCTACGGCATCGTGACCGTCGTGTCGGCGTTCATCTGGCGCTACGCCTTCGCCATCGACTCCGGCTTCGTCAACCAGTGGCTGAACCTGACCGACTTCGACTGGTTCGGTGACCGCTGGTCGGCCATCTTCGTGATCTGCCTGTCCGAGATCTGGAAGACGACCCCGTTCATCTCGCTGCTGCTGCTCGCCGGTCTGGTGCAGGTGCCCGAGGACATGCAGGAAGCGGCCAAGGTCGACGGCGCCACCGCGTGGCAACGGTTGTGGAAGGTCACGCTGCCCAACATGAAGGCGGCGATCATGGTGGCGCTGCTCTTCCGCACCCTGGACGCCTGGCGCATCTTCGACAACCCGTACGTGATGACGGCCGGCGCCAACAACACCGAGACGATCTCGTTCCTGGCCTACCGGCAGAACGTGACGCTGGTGAACCTGGGGATGGGGTCCGCGGTCTCGGTGCTGCTGTTCCTGTCCGTCGTCGCGATCGCGTGGATCTTCATCAAGGTCTTCAAGACCGACCTGTCCCAAGTCAGGGGTGACCAGTGA
- a CDS encoding carbohydrate ABC transporter permease, giving the protein MTKSTKWWTIAGIVIVIYSFVPMLWMISLAFKPPSDIVSGNPSFLPSSFTLDNFSQIFSNELFTRALINSIGIAIIATIISVVIAMFAAYAIARLEFPGKKVLLSLALGIAMFPQAALVGPLFDMWRGLGIYDTWLGLIIPYLTFALPLSIWTMSAFFRQIPWEMEHAAQVDGATQWQAFRKVIVPLAAPGVFTTAILTFFFCWNDFLFAISLTSTDNARTVPAALAFFQGASYFESPVPYIMAASVIVTIPVVILVLIFQRRIVAGLTSGAVKG; this is encoded by the coding sequence GTGACCAAGAGCACCAAGTGGTGGACGATCGCCGGCATCGTGATCGTGATCTACAGCTTCGTGCCGATGCTGTGGATGATCAGCCTGGCGTTCAAGCCGCCGTCGGACATCGTCTCGGGCAACCCGTCGTTCCTGCCCAGCTCGTTCACCCTCGACAACTTCTCCCAGATCTTCAGCAACGAGCTGTTCACCCGCGCGCTGATCAACTCGATCGGCATCGCGATCATCGCGACCATCATTTCGGTCGTCATCGCCATGTTCGCCGCGTACGCCATTGCGCGCCTGGAGTTCCCGGGCAAGAAGGTGCTGCTGTCGCTGGCGCTGGGCATCGCGATGTTCCCGCAGGCGGCCCTGGTGGGTCCGCTGTTCGACATGTGGCGGGGGCTGGGGATCTACGACACCTGGCTCGGACTCATCATCCCGTATCTGACGTTCGCGCTGCCGCTGTCGATCTGGACGATGTCGGCGTTCTTCCGCCAGATCCCCTGGGAGATGGAGCACGCCGCTCAGGTGGACGGGGCGACCCAGTGGCAGGCGTTCCGCAAGGTGATCGTGCCGCTGGCCGCGCCGGGGGTGTTCACCACCGCGATCCTGACGTTCTTCTTCTGCTGGAACGACTTCCTGTTCGCGATCTCGCTGACGTCGACCGACAACGCGCGCACGGTGCCCGCGGCGTTGGCGTTCTTCCAGGGCGCGTCGTACTTCGAGTCGCCGGTCCCCTACATCATGGCCGCGTCGGTGATCGTCACGATTCCCGTCGTCATCCTCGTCCTCATCTTCCAACGGCGCATCGTCGCCGGCCTGACCTCCGGAGCAGTGAAGGGATAA
- a CDS encoding ABC transporter ATP-binding protein, protein MAAITMRNIVKKYGDGYPAVNDVSLDIADGEFMILVGPSGCGKSTLLRMIVGLEDISSGDMLIGDKKVNDKAPRDRNLSMVFQNYALYPHLTVFENIAFPLRLSGKLSDDEIRKRVTEAANTLELGEHLDRKPANLSGGQRQRVAMGRAIVREADAFLFDEPLSNLDAKLRGQMRTEILRLQRKLGVTTVYVTHDQTEAMTLGDRVAVLKKGVLQQVASPRELYDQPVNLFVAGFIGSPPMNFVPARVRGDQLELPFVTIPLREEWRSAVTDGTLYIAGIRPGAFEDAEFVDDDKRSRGVTFEVTVDMVEWLGNEQYAFVPFEATPEIKQQLAELANELDSEQLRTQLCVELDPLSRVRSGDKATLWLDAERLHLFDPHSGENLTRAGQGSGRHAAPTG, encoded by the coding sequence ATGGCAGCAATCACGATGCGCAACATCGTCAAGAAGTACGGGGACGGCTATCCGGCCGTCAACGACGTCAGCCTCGACATCGCCGACGGCGAGTTCATGATCCTGGTGGGCCCGTCGGGCTGCGGGAAGTCGACGCTGCTGCGGATGATCGTGGGGCTGGAGGACATCAGCTCCGGAGACATGCTGATCGGCGACAAGAAGGTCAACGACAAGGCGCCGCGCGACCGCAACCTGTCGATGGTGTTCCAGAACTACGCGCTGTACCCGCATCTCACCGTGTTCGAGAACATCGCGTTCCCGCTCCGGTTGTCCGGCAAGCTGTCCGACGACGAGATCCGCAAGCGGGTCACCGAGGCCGCCAACACCCTCGAACTCGGCGAGCACCTCGACCGCAAGCCGGCCAACCTGTCGGGCGGTCAGCGCCAGCGCGTCGCGATGGGCCGCGCGATCGTGCGCGAGGCCGACGCGTTCCTGTTCGACGAGCCGCTGTCCAACCTCGACGCGAAGCTGCGCGGCCAGATGCGCACCGAGATCCTGCGCCTGCAGCGCAAACTCGGCGTCACCACCGTCTACGTCACCCACGACCAGACCGAGGCGATGACGCTCGGTGACCGGGTGGCGGTACTGAAGAAGGGCGTGCTGCAGCAGGTCGCCAGCCCGCGCGAACTCTACGACCAGCCGGTCAACCTGTTCGTCGCCGGCTTCATCGGCTCCCCGCCGATGAACTTCGTGCCCGCGCGGGTGCGCGGCGACCAGCTCGAGCTGCCGTTCGTGACCATCCCGCTGCGCGAGGAATGGCGCAGCGCGGTCACCGACGGCACGCTCTACATCGCCGGCATCCGGCCGGGCGCCTTCGAGGACGCCGAGTTCGTCGACGACGACAAGCGTTCCCGCGGCGTGACGTTCGAGGTCACCGTCGACATGGTCGAGTGGCTGGGCAACGAGCAGTACGCCTTCGTGCCGTTCGAGGCGACTCCGGAGATCAAGCAGCAGTTGGCGGAGCTGGCCAACGAGCTCGACAGCGAGCAGCTGCGCACGCAGCTGTGTGTCGAGCTGGATCCGCTGAGCCGGGTGCGCTCCGGCGACAAGGCCACGCTGTGGCTGGACGCCGAACGTCTGCACCTGTTCGATCCGCACAGCGGCGAGAACCTGACCCGGGCGGGTCAGGGCAGCGGGCGGCACGCGGCGCCGACCGGCTGA
- a CDS encoding DUF4032 domain-containing protein: MAAPELRLRAPRPELLALPWDRALAEWATPDVPLRDLPVGPSRHLVRFVECDGELWALKELPPRIAAREYEVLRTLEDMELNAVRPAGLVFQPDFDTAILLTRYLTGSWQYRRMFMRLPPDAPKHRARLFDAMATLLVELHRHGVFWGDCSLANTLFSRDGQVLQAFLVDAETSEVHPSLSNGQRAQDIDITVENVAAGLLDVAARLERPDLEPGFIGEALAIRERYERLWELLHAAPTFGFADRYRVEGTIRKLNELGFAVDEVSLQPVVSGADELRLHVTVGDRRYHATELQRLTGLVVGEGQARILLGDLHAYRGQLCREAGHDVDERTAAQLWVMEVATPTMHRAHAAVGRSGTPIQAYCDLLEVRWLLSERAGRDVGTERALQALARNVVPSESAAQLMIVETPTEPFSVLDDD, encoded by the coding sequence ATGGCCGCTCCTGAGCTTCGGCTGCGGGCCCCGCGCCCGGAACTGCTGGCACTGCCCTGGGATCGGGCACTGGCCGAGTGGGCCACGCCCGACGTCCCGCTGCGCGACCTGCCGGTCGGGCCCAGCCGCCACCTGGTCCGGTTCGTCGAGTGTGACGGCGAGCTGTGGGCGCTCAAGGAGCTGCCCCCACGCATCGCCGCGCGCGAGTACGAGGTGCTGCGCACGCTGGAGGACATGGAGCTCAACGCCGTTCGTCCCGCCGGGTTGGTGTTCCAGCCCGATTTCGACACCGCGATCCTGCTGACCCGCTACCTCACCGGCTCCTGGCAGTACCGCCGGATGTTCATGCGGCTACCGCCCGATGCGCCCAAACACCGCGCGCGGTTGTTCGACGCGATGGCGACCCTGCTGGTGGAGTTGCACCGGCACGGGGTGTTCTGGGGCGACTGCTCACTGGCCAACACCCTGTTCTCCCGGGACGGGCAGGTGCTGCAGGCCTTCCTCGTCGACGCGGAGACCAGCGAGGTCCATCCGAGCCTGTCGAACGGGCAGCGCGCCCAGGACATCGACATCACCGTCGAGAATGTGGCGGCGGGACTGCTCGACGTCGCGGCGCGGCTCGAAAGACCGGATCTGGAGCCGGGTTTCATCGGCGAGGCGTTGGCGATCCGGGAGCGCTACGAGCGGTTGTGGGAACTGCTGCACGCGGCGCCGACGTTCGGCTTCGCCGATCGGTACCGCGTCGAGGGCACGATCCGCAAGCTCAACGAGTTGGGTTTCGCGGTCGACGAGGTGTCCCTGCAGCCGGTCGTCTCCGGCGCCGACGAACTGCGGCTGCACGTCACCGTCGGTGACCGGCGCTACCACGCCACCGAACTGCAGCGCCTGACGGGACTGGTCGTCGGGGAGGGTCAGGCGCGCATCCTGCTCGGCGATCTGCACGCCTACCGGGGGCAGCTGTGCCGGGAGGCCGGTCATGACGTCGACGAGCGCACCGCCGCGCAACTGTGGGTGATGGAGGTCGCCACCCCGACGATGCACCGCGCGCACGCTGCGGTCGGCCGTTCGGGGACCCCGATCCAGGCCTACTGCGATCTGCTCGAGGTCCGGTGGCTGCTCTCCGAGCGGGCAGGCCGCGACGTCGGTACCGAGCGGGCGCTACAGGCGTTGGCGCGCAACGTCGTCCCGTCGGAGTCGGCCGCGCAGCTGATGATCGTCGAGACGCCGACCGAACCGTTCTCGGTCCTCGACGACGATTAG
- a CDS encoding MEDS domain-containing protein, with product MRAHGVRLSAAGLLPFGHLGWGYRGRAEFLCRAGEYLLDGLNRGQRVAFVAEQSVDALRAELASVDALRTHPGFAGIDVLCAADYYPFHPGTDVLDAYAALDRYRAAVDDAISAGHTGFRAAVDVTAVARTVEQRDELTVLEYLVDQEMAVRPFSALCAYDLDELADVGAELLCLHPFVGERMTSYQLHADDDPAVAAVLSGEIDQSAMDVFSSTLRRVLPLTPEGALRVDATRLEFITHRQLMLLDELAEQHGRSVTLVTDQRVATRLTNLLALRHVSVLAPSR from the coding sequence ATGCGAGCCCACGGCGTCCGGCTGTCGGCGGCGGGTCTGCTGCCCTTCGGCCACCTCGGCTGGGGTTACCGCGGCCGAGCCGAATTCCTCTGTCGCGCCGGTGAATACCTGCTCGATGGGCTGAACCGCGGGCAGCGGGTCGCGTTCGTCGCCGAGCAGTCGGTCGACGCGCTGCGGGCCGAGCTCGCGTCGGTCGACGCGCTGCGCACCCACCCGGGCTTCGCCGGGATCGACGTGCTGTGCGCCGCCGACTACTACCCGTTCCATCCCGGCACCGATGTGCTGGACGCGTACGCCGCCCTCGATCGGTACCGCGCCGCGGTGGACGACGCGATCAGCGCGGGCCACACCGGGTTCCGCGCCGCGGTGGACGTCACCGCGGTGGCCCGCACCGTCGAGCAGCGCGACGAGCTGACGGTGCTCGAGTATCTGGTCGACCAGGAGATGGCCGTGCGGCCGTTCTCGGCGTTGTGCGCCTACGATCTCGACGAACTCGCCGACGTCGGTGCCGAACTGCTGTGCCTGCATCCCTTCGTGGGTGAGCGGATGACCAGTTACCAACTCCACGCCGACGACGATCCGGCCGTGGCGGCCGTGCTGTCCGGAGAGATCGACCAATCCGCGATGGACGTGTTCAGCAGCACGCTGCGGCGCGTCCTTCCGCTGACCCCCGAGGGGGCGCTGCGCGTGGACGCGACCCGGCTGGAGTTCATCACGCACCGGCAGCTGATGCTGCTCGACGAGCTCGCCGAACAACACGGCCGGTCGGTGACGTTGGTGACCGACCAGCGCGTGGCCACCCGGCTGACGAATCTGCTGGCGCTACGGCACGTGTCGGTGCTCGCGCCGTCGCGCTAA
- a CDS encoding sensor histidine kinase, which produces MSVLSDPDVDRFRHPAFFYDSLRAYVDCLVPSIIDALDRRHGVLVAVPGPNLAALRAALGASAGAVTLIDMTEVGRNPGGILAGVLVRFVEASAPHPVLMIGEPLWDGRTALEYPACVQYEALINLAFTGRDVTVICPYDAHLLPATHLDDACTTHPVLWRHGEPETGNAQFAPDDAWLRYNEPLHAAADAVGCTVRTFAELHRARAFAARYGQWFGCDDDQLVDLRLIVTELATDALVHRAGPCRLTFWAVDGYLACEARDRARVDDPLAGPHGSPQVPGGLMVVHAVADLVRCHAGPEGATIHAYLRVEESD; this is translated from the coding sequence TTGTCTGTCCTGTCCGATCCCGACGTCGACCGATTCCGGCACCCGGCGTTCTTCTACGACTCGCTGCGGGCGTACGTCGACTGTCTGGTGCCGTCGATCATCGACGCCCTCGATCGACGCCACGGTGTTCTGGTCGCCGTCCCGGGACCCAACCTGGCTGCGCTTCGTGCGGCGCTCGGCGCCTCGGCGGGCGCGGTCACGCTGATCGACATGACCGAGGTGGGGCGCAACCCCGGCGGCATCCTCGCCGGGGTGCTGGTCCGCTTCGTCGAGGCGAGCGCGCCTCACCCGGTGCTGATGATCGGTGAACCCTTGTGGGACGGCCGCACGGCACTGGAGTACCCCGCGTGCGTGCAGTACGAAGCGCTGATCAACCTGGCGTTCACCGGGCGGGATGTCACGGTGATCTGTCCGTATGACGCGCACCTGCTGCCCGCCACGCACCTCGACGACGCGTGCACCACCCACCCCGTGCTGTGGCGCCACGGCGAGCCGGAAACCGGCAACGCGCAGTTCGCCCCGGACGACGCGTGGCTGCGCTACAACGAGCCGTTGCACGCCGCCGCCGACGCCGTGGGATGCACGGTGCGGACATTCGCCGAGTTGCACCGCGCCCGCGCCTTCGCCGCACGGTACGGGCAGTGGTTCGGTTGCGACGACGACCAACTGGTCGACCTCCGGCTCATCGTGACCGAACTGGCCACCGATGCGCTGGTTCATCGCGCGGGACCGTGCCGGCTGACGTTCTGGGCTGTCGACGGCTACCTGGCGTGCGAGGCGCGCGATCGCGCCCGGGTCGACGATCCGCTTGCCGGCCCGCACGGGTCGCCCCAGGTGCCCGGAGGACTGATGGTGGTCCACGCCGTCGCCGACCTGGTGCGCTGTCACGCAGGGCCCGAAGGCGCCACGATTCACGCGTATCTGCGGGTAGAGGAGAGTGATTGA
- a CDS encoding TOBE domain-containing protein has product MPDIRIRDAAVLLGVSDDTVRRWIDGGALPSTTDESGRKVIAGEVLADFARRQAAPPPDPVGVASSARNRFVGLVTEVRSDRVMSEVQMQCGPFTVVSLMSTESVRHLGLEPGVVAVAMVKATTVIVETAGGIS; this is encoded by the coding sequence ATGCCCGACATCCGGATCAGGGACGCCGCTGTGCTGCTCGGCGTCAGCGACGACACCGTGCGCAGATGGATCGACGGTGGCGCTCTGCCGTCGACGACAGACGAATCCGGCCGCAAGGTCATCGCCGGGGAGGTGCTCGCCGACTTCGCGCGGCGACAGGCCGCCCCGCCGCCCGATCCGGTCGGGGTGGCGAGTTCGGCGCGCAACCGCTTCGTCGGCCTCGTCACCGAGGTGCGCTCCGACCGCGTGATGAGCGAGGTTCAGATGCAGTGCGGACCCTTCACCGTCGTGTCCCTGATGAGCACCGAATCCGTCCGTCACCTCGGTCTCGAACCGGGCGTCGTCGCCGTCGCGATGGTCAAGGCCACCACCGTGATCGTCGAGACTGCGGGCGGGATCTCGTGA
- the modA gene encoding molybdate ABC transporter substrate-binding protein → MKTAPAAALAALLCAACSSAPAPATEHLTVFAAASLKSTFTDLGARFEKDNPGTTVAFNFAGSSDLVTQLTQGAPADVFASADQATMAKAVDGGLVSGNPVTFATNTLTIVTPPGNPDRIATFADLARPGVQVVVCAPQVPCGAATEKLEKAANVALSPVSEESSVTDVLGKITSGQADAGLVYVTDAASAGEKVAAIAFPESRQAVNRYPIAILEQTRSRSAAQRFVDLVTGPQGRGVLTAAGFAEP, encoded by the coding sequence GTGAAGACGGCGCCGGCCGCGGCCCTGGCGGCCCTGCTGTGCGCGGCCTGCTCATCGGCGCCGGCGCCGGCCACCGAACACCTCACGGTGTTCGCCGCGGCATCGCTGAAGTCGACGTTCACCGACCTCGGCGCACGCTTCGAGAAGGACAACCCCGGCACGACGGTCGCCTTCAACTTCGCCGGCTCCTCCGACCTCGTCACCCAACTCACCCAGGGCGCACCCGCCGACGTGTTCGCTTCCGCGGACCAGGCCACCATGGCCAAGGCGGTCGACGGAGGATTGGTGTCCGGAAACCCCGTGACGTTCGCCACCAACACCCTGACCATCGTCACCCCGCCGGGAAACCCCGACCGGATCGCGACTTTCGCCGACCTCGCCCGGCCCGGCGTCCAGGTGGTGGTGTGCGCCCCCCAGGTCCCCTGCGGCGCCGCGACCGAGAAGCTCGAGAAGGCCGCGAACGTCGCGCTGAGTCCGGTCAGCGAGGAATCCTCGGTCACCGACGTGCTGGGAAAGATCACCTCCGGGCAGGCCGATGCCGGGCTGGTGTATGTCACCGACGCGGCGAGCGCGGGCGAAAAGGTGGCCGCGATCGCGTTCCCCGAATCACGTCAGGCCGTGAACCGGTACCCGATCGCCATCCTCGAGCAGACCCGATCCCGTTCGGCCGCACAGCGTTTCGTCGATCTCGTCACCGGACCCCAGGGCCGCGGCGTGCTCACCGCCGCCGGGTTCGCCGAGCCGTGA